A single genomic interval of Zingiber officinale cultivar Zhangliang chromosome 4A, Zo_v1.1, whole genome shotgun sequence harbors:
- the LOC121971713 gene encoding tubulin-folding cofactor C-like, translated as MEGEDGSESQQSRHPAGTLDPATQKRHAAMIDRLANLHQSRLQQSAARSASSAASPAFESVAAFLTRFDESGRAVEAEIKRCRDLSVDPASAPSLKPELEKVAASIADLDRLVAENSYFLPTYEVRSSLKAISVLKEALDAANSELLPRKKFSFRNKTSKKDPICLVKEIEEEKGPSSDKRVLAAVRDSPGFRNKEGSILIKHFRVSEEEEGDFTLSDLNCCEIYLKGRLRALFIHRLTNCRVYAGPVLGSILIEEVNDCLLMLASHQIRIHHATATDFYLQVRSRPIIEDCSAVRFAPYRLFYEGIDTELRDCGLGEETRNWANVDDFKWLRAVQSPNWSLIPDEELLGTVNVSDVKEQCEDK; from the coding sequence ATGGAGGGCGAAGACGGTTCGGAATCGCAGCAGTCGCGCCACCCGGCCGGAACCCTGGATCCGGCGACCCAGAAGAGGCATGCCGCAATGATCGACCGCCTCGCTAACCTCCACCAGTCCCGCCTCCAGCAGTCCGCCGCCCGGAGCGCCTCTTCCGCCGCCTCACCTGCCTTCGAGTCCGTTGCCGCCTTCCTTACCCGCTTCGACGAATCTGGACGCGCCGTGGAGGCCGAAATCAAGCGATGCCGCGACCTTTCCGTAGACCCGGCGTCGGCTCCTTCCCTGAAGCCCGAGCTCGAGAAAGTAGCTGCCTCCATCGCCGACCTCGATCGACTCGTCGCTGAGAATTCCTACTTCCTGCCAACCTACGAGGTTCGGTCCTCCTTGAAGGCGATTTCCGTTCTGAAAGAGGCCTTGGACGCCGCGAACTCCGAGCTATTACCCAGGAAAAAGTTCTCTTTCAGAAATAAAACTTCCAAGAAAGATCCCATTTGTTTGGTTAAAGAAATCGAGGAAGAAAAAGGCCCCTCTTCGGACAAAAGGGTTCTTGCGGCGGTCCGGGACTCGCCGGGATTTAGGAACAAGGAAGGCTCGATCTTGATCAAACATTTCAGGGTCTCCGAGGAGGAAGAGGGTGATTTTACACTCTCCGATCTCAATTGTTGCGAGATCTATCTCAAAGGCCGGCTTCGAGCTCTCTTCATTCACAGGCTCACGAACTGTCGGGTCTATGCTGGTCCTGTTCTTGGGTCGATCTTAATAGAAGAGGTGAATGACTGTTTGTTGATGCTTGCGTCGCACCAGATCAGAATCCACCATGCCACAGCTACTGATTTCTATCTCCAGGTCAGAAGTCGGCCAATAATTGAGGACTGCAGTGCAGTGAGATTTGCTCCCTACCGATTGTTTTATGAAGGGATTGACACAGAGCTACGAGACTGTGGACTTGGGGAGGAAACAAGAAATTGGGCcaatgtggatgacttcaaatgGTTAAGAGCAGTGCAGTCTCCCAACTGGTCTCTGATACCGGACGAAGAACTTCTAGGCACAGTCAATGTTTCAGATGTCAAGGAGCAATGTGAAGACAAATAG